In the genome of Microbacterium endophyticum, one region contains:
- a CDS encoding dihydrofolate reductase family protein: protein MRLTQIATEYSTSVDVDLDASECRDLITRQYARTDATYVRLNMITSLTGSAAGTDGTSDTLTNPVDRMILGVVRSDADVVVVGAQSVRAEGYIVPRTARLAVVTSSGNLTGHQLRLDDEESIRQVLIVCAKERAEEVRRQLGSHPVEIVALASGADGRIAPQDIIDALAERALHRVVCEGGPSLASQFVQAGVIDEYCVTVAPLLEPANAPFLTIERAFRPRTEVAGHLADSAGFNYLRLRVVV, encoded by the coding sequence ATGCGTCTGACCCAGATAGCCACCGAATACAGCACATCCGTCGATGTGGATCTCGATGCATCCGAGTGTCGCGATCTCATTACGCGTCAGTACGCCCGAACTGACGCGACGTATGTTCGCCTCAACATGATTACCAGCCTGACGGGCTCAGCTGCGGGTACCGACGGGACCAGTGACACGCTGACGAATCCCGTCGATCGAATGATTCTCGGTGTCGTGAGGAGTGACGCTGATGTCGTTGTCGTCGGCGCACAGAGCGTGCGAGCGGAAGGCTACATAGTGCCGCGAACCGCGCGGCTTGCCGTTGTCACTTCATCGGGAAATCTGACCGGACATCAGCTACGACTGGATGATGAAGAGTCAATCAGACAGGTGCTGATTGTGTGCGCGAAAGAACGCGCCGAAGAGGTGCGCCGCCAGTTGGGTAGCCACCCTGTCGAGATAGTCGCTTTGGCGAGCGGAGCCGACGGCCGGATTGCGCCGCAGGACATCATCGATGCGTTGGCTGAACGAGCACTTCACCGCGTCGTGTGCGAAGGCGGCCCTTCGCTGGCTTCCCAATTTGTTCAGGCGGGGGTGATCGACGAATACTGCGTCACGGTAGCGCCGCTTTTGGAGCCCGCCAATGCGCCGTTTCTCACCATCGAACGTGCATTCAGACCTCGCACAGAGGTCGCGGGGCATCTCGCTGACAGTGCCGGATTCAATTACCTTCGTCTGCGCGTGGTTGTATGA
- a CDS encoding SufE family protein — MTENLLPDSLAEIRDDFLDLPEAERLQLLLEFSQELPAAPAEYADHPELYERVAECQSPVFIAIEVDGDTVRMYATAPQEAPTTRGFASILVQGLSGLTVTEVLAIPEDYPQSIGLTKVVSPLRISGMTGMLLRAKRQVRAKSMK; from the coding sequence ATGACTGAAAATCTTCTTCCCGACTCACTCGCTGAAATTCGCGATGATTTTCTCGATCTACCCGAAGCCGAGCGGCTACAGCTGCTGCTTGAGTTTTCCCAAGAACTTCCAGCCGCGCCTGCCGAGTATGCCGACCATCCGGAGCTCTACGAGCGGGTCGCCGAATGCCAGTCCCCCGTCTTTATCGCGATCGAGGTTGATGGAGATACTGTGCGCATGTACGCCACAGCACCCCAGGAAGCTCCGACGACGCGAGGTTTTGCCAGCATCCTGGTTCAGGGACTTTCCGGTCTCACCGTGACAGAAGTCTTAGCGATACCAGAGGACTACCCGCAATCGATCGGACTGACGAAAGTGGTGTCGCCGCTTCGCATCTCAGGGATGACGGGAATGCTGCTTCGAGCAAAGCGCCAGGTCCGCGCAAAATCGATGAAGTGA